The following is a genomic window from Paenibacillus sp. FSL R5-0766.
CCCGAAACCGGCTTGTGATCGCAAGGCACGTCCATCGATGCCTTCTTGTTCTGCAACTAACGCATGGAGTTTGAACGCTTCACGGGAGAGCAGACCCGCCTCATACTGTTCCTTGATGGTTCTGGAGTCGGCCAGCAGTCTGTGTACCCAAGGGAAGTATTCAGATGAGACAAGAAGCGCTTTCTTTTTGACAAATTTTCCATAGGCAGCAATGCCCTCTTCAGCCAGGCGTGAACGCCACAACCAGGGATCGAATTCATCATCCTTGTGCCAATGTTCTTTGGGGGTTAGCGATGAAAGAGAAGGATATTCGGTAAATAGTGGTGCCAGAGGCAGCAGCCCTGTGGACTGGATACGCTGTACTGCTTCTTCGTACGTTATAACGGCTTCATATGTCATGATATCAGTAGGCTCCTTTTTGTGTGTAGTCAAGTTACGACTTGGTTGAAGCAAGGTATCTCCGGCTCACTTCCTCGGCATGCTGACGAATCTCACTGCGAAGTTGGAGGGGTTCGATCACTTCGGCTTCACGTCCCAATCGGTAAAAGAATCGTACGGCCCAGTCCCATTCCCCTGGTGGACAAAGGAATGATAATTCCCAGAGATCCGGGGCAATTTCAATCATCTTTTCGCCGATATGCTCGTCCTGTTCAGCTTCGATCATTCCCCGATAACTCAGTTGTGCCTTAACCAGGGTTGGCGGCTGTTCTGGAGGGATCGGCTTACTCTGTTGTTGCTCCGCCTGTTCGTTAAGCACCTGTGCATCCTGGGGTTCGATCTCTTTGACATCGGTAATTCGGTCAACCCGAAACAGACGCTGTTCACCATGTTCGAGGGAATATGCTTCACAGTACCAGAAGCCGGAGGAAGCATATACCCGTGAGGGACAGATATGCAACCATCGCTGACGTGATGCGGAGCGATACAGCACACTAAGCCACCCATGTTCGGGTATACAAGCCAGCAGTGCGTCCAGATGAGGAAGAATGTAATTGCGGTCTGGAATATGATGATACAGCTGTTGGAGCATGGGATCAATTCGCGACATGATATCATGCGGAATGATGGCCTTAACTTTGTTCATCAGGGTCCAGCGTTTCTCATGAAAGGGTGTGTCGGCGTAGCGACTTAGACCTTCAAGAGCGAATAGGAGCGTCGCTGCTTCTACCGGGTCCAGCTGTAATGGGGGTAATACGTAACCCTCCATAAGTCTGAAACCGCCTCCCGGACCGGAAATGGCAATAATGGGCACATTCATCTCGGAGAGGGACTGAATATCCCGGAGAATGGTGCGACGGGAAACCTCAAATTTCTCACCTAATGAGTGTGCCGTTTCGTGACCATGCTGTAATGCCATTACAATGGCAGCAAGCCGATTTGTTCTGTTCATGTCAGCCACTCCGTTTCGATCTGCGCCGCCGGAAAGTGATGTCGTAGTTATATTTCTATTGTAACAACGAATAAGTGACATCATGAGTGTCACCAATTTTTCAACTGTTCATTATTTTATAATGGATCAGCATCAGGATTCACAAGCATGTTCCGGCAGGCTTTGTTAAAATGTGTTTCCCGTCCAATTCGCTTTGCATACTGATATTTCCTTCTATCAAAAAGACTACAGATCATGCCAAAAAACCGTATCCGGTGTAGACGGATACGGGAAGTAGCAGCTTTTGGCTTACAGAAGACGATAAAGGTCTGAAATCTATACCAATATCCTCGCTGAAGACAATAACAAGTATAAAAGGAATGAATATGTGACACTTTGTATCGCGGAAATTTCTATCACATTATATTATTCCGAATGATTCCAATTAAGCGAAATCGCTTATTTCATTTCGAGCAATTGCACTCCACGGGCTTCAATCTCAACACTTCCCGAAAGCTCACGATTGGTGAGCAGATCATGTGCCTTAGCTGTTCCCAGATCATAGCATTGTGTGGTTGCGTTATGGTTCATGACAAACAGGTAGGGTCTGCCGTCTTTGGTTCGTGCGCTTACTTCAACACCTTCTGGTGTCTCCAGCAAGGACTCTACGTTCTTCGCTGCTGCAAGCTGTCCCAGCAAACCATCGAGGAAGCGCTCATCCGGGTCGGATGCAACGTACCAGGCTTCACCTTCGCCAAAGGTATTACGTGTCACAACAGGCATGCCTTTATAAAAGTCGTCTCCATACTCCGCGATGACTTCGGCTCCTTCACTGTGCAGCAGGTCACACAGCATGCCGCAGCCATACTCTCCTTGAAGATCACCGTAGGTTTCTTTGAGGACAATGCGGTTCTTTTGCTCAGGCAGCAGGGCATCAATCTCTTCCACCCAGATTCCGAGCAGTTTACGAAGTTCTCCCGGATATCCACCTGTAGTCACGAGATCGTTCTCGTTGACAATGCCGCTGAAGAAGGTTGTCAGGAATGTTCCACCTGCTTCAACAAACTTCTCCAGTTTGGCGGCATACCCTGGTTTAACCATGTAAAGGACAGGGGCAAGGACAATGTCGTATTTGCTCATATCCGTA
Proteins encoded in this region:
- a CDS encoding YafY family protein yields the protein MNRTNRLAAIVMALQHGHETAHSLGEKFEVSRRTILRDIQSLSEMNVPIIAISGPGGGFRLMEGYVLPPLQLDPVEAATLLFALEGLSRYADTPFHEKRWTLMNKVKAIIPHDIMSRIDPMLQQLYHHIPDRNYILPHLDALLACIPEHGWLSVLYRSASRQRWLHICPSRVYASSGFWYCEAYSLEHGEQRLFRVDRITDVKEIEPQDAQVLNEQAEQQQSKPIPPEQPPTLVKAQLSYRGMIEAEQDEHIGEKMIEIAPDLWELSFLCPPGEWDWAVRFFYRLGREAEVIEPLQLRSEIRQHAEEVSRRYLASTKS